In Corynebacterium aquilae DSM 44791, the genomic stretch CGGTGATCAACCCACACCCGCACCCGGTCTCCCACGGTGACTGGCTGGGAGGGTTTTACGGCTGCGCCGTTGAGTTTCACGTGGCCGGCTTTGCAGGCCGTCGCGGCTTGGGAGCGGGTCTTCATTAAACGAACCGACCACACCCACGCGTCGATGCGGGCAGAAGATGCCACGTCCTTCGACCTCCTTGTTGCGTGTTAAACCATCCCATCACGTCCCTTGACCTCATGATGGGCGAGGCGGATCTGCGGCGCGGTTGTTTATTGCGGGTCGCGGTGGTTGATGATCTTGTTGACCCGGCTGTAGTTAACGAATCCTCCGGCCACCGCGATGACCAGGCCCAGGATGAACAGAGTCCAGGAACCAGCCAGCAGCCCCAGGGCGATACCACCGATGAGGCCGCCGGCGACCTCGATGGTGCCACGGGTGGTGTAAGTGCGCACTGCTTGCTTGCGCTGTTCAATCGGGTTGTGGGGATATTGCTGCATGCTCATGATGGGGACTAATTCTACCCGCCGAATGTGGAAGGTGTTGCGAAAGATCCTTACTGACCTGTCCACCACAAAATTTGGTCAAGCATGAGGGTGGCACGCAGTAGGCTGCGAAGTTATGAAGACCATCTCGCCCTCGCTTGCTTTTCGGCTGCTTAGGTTTGTTCGGCGCCTGCGGAAAAGCCGTCGCGTGGTGGTGTATTTCCACGGTGGGGGCTTTCGAGATGCCTTTGACGACAACCATGTGCAAATCAGTCGTTGGGTGGGCCGGTGTTTGCACGCACGGGTGCTGGTGTGCGAATACCCCTTGGGAGTGGATGCGGACTGTGTGCGCGTCGCAGCAGCCGAACAAGTACGCCTGGCTAGTGCACGCGGCCCCGTCGTGGTCGCCGGGGATAGCGCCGGGGCAAACCTAGCGCTGTATGTGGCACAAACTTCTCCGGACAAGGTGTGCGGGGTGGTGCTGCTGTGCCCCTGGCTGGATTTGACCCTCAGCGCGGTAAGCCGGCAACGGGATGCGGTGCTTGATTGCCGGGAGCTTAAAAACATGGCGACCCCTTTCATCGGGGACAGGGAACTGAACGATCCTGTCGTCAGTCCCCTGTTTGGCCCTCACTGCCAGCAGCCGGTTTTTGTAGCGACTGGGGGTGAGGATCTGTTGGCCCCGGATGG encodes the following:
- a CDS encoding alpha/beta hydrolase fold domain-containing protein; this encodes MKTISPSLAFRLLRFVRRLRKSRRVVVYFHGGGFRDAFDDNHVQISRWVGRCLHARVLVCEYPLGVDADCVRVAAAEQVRLASARGPVVVAGDSAGANLALYVAQTSPDKVCGVVLLCPWLDLTLSAVSRQRDAVLDCRELKNMATPFIGDRELNDPVVSPLFGPHCQQPVFVATGGEDLLAPDGQRYVAQHPTTATGIHRRRGFHDFMAAWWSVDALAVWVALRRWGRQEL